In one window of uncultured Methanobrevibacter sp. DNA:
- a CDS encoding methyltransferase domain-containing protein encodes MNFKRLYEDETIENKLKNIDFGKYDFLELTEEDNSYQTYYFLSHLRHNLFNWYPFKKDANLLEIGSSYGQLTELFTKKVNRVVCIEDELIKGEIISKRAPDAEIIISEFNDISIDEKFDYIILCNIFEYAKSFLDSKNPYEDYLIYLKNFLKEDGVILIAMSNRLGLNYFAGFKEEHSNLYFAGINGYNNVNYVETFSKTELENIIISSGFDNYKFFYPYPNHEFPLVIHTDKFVNEIPFERRLDYFDYRSDFFREDVLNQGLAKEGMAAYFANSFLVEIRNCKNGFQSDDIDFVKLNADRLEDFRTITTIKSDGFVYKAPFSIRSYKHIINMYSESKFKLGKIRYLDCNLDGNAIKYEILNEKSLEDYVLEAILNEDKDEFFRLLEDYYNALFYNSFESQEYADDKFLEVFEKESKVMFHCHNKSNLDLIFSNIFVIDEEFVAIDYEWIFDFQIPLEYIFYRCLLHYTLTNNVFKEFISIEEIFNYFNLDSSNFNLFREWDHNFMKYVFSYLPKPQRSIVNINEDNEDDEELEDYVDLYLKYDDVDEDKIEQIKNDMVLNQRKIILNKIDQIDNLHIQINNKNRQINNLNNRINTLNQQINIKNRELEAKTKKINEFENSNSWKITKPIRKVNHALNKKRGD; translated from the coding sequence ATGAATTTTAAACGATTATATGAAGATGAAACAATTGAAAATAAATTAAAAAATATTGATTTTGGGAAATATGATTTCCTGGAATTGACTGAAGAAGACAATTCCTATCAAACTTACTATTTTTTATCACATTTAAGACATAATTTATTTAACTGGTACCCCTTTAAAAAAGATGCAAATTTACTGGAAATCGGTTCAAGTTACGGGCAGTTAACTGAATTATTTACAAAAAAAGTTAATCGAGTCGTCTGTATTGAAGATGAGCTCATCAAAGGAGAAATAATTTCTAAAAGAGCTCCTGATGCAGAGATAATCATTTCAGAGTTTAATGATATTAGTATTGATGAAAAATTTGATTATATAATTTTATGCAATATATTTGAATATGCAAAATCTTTTCTGGATTCTAAAAATCCTTATGAAGATTACTTGATTTACTTAAAGAATTTTTTAAAGGAAGATGGAGTAATTTTAATAGCTATGAGCAATCGTTTAGGATTGAATTATTTTGCGGGATTTAAAGAAGAACATTCCAACCTATATTTTGCAGGAATAAACGGTTATAATAATGTGAATTATGTTGAGACTTTTTCAAAAACAGAACTTGAAAATATAATAATTTCATCCGGATTTGACAATTATAAATTTTTCTATCCTTATCCGAATCATGAATTTCCACTAGTTATCCATACTGATAAATTTGTGAATGAAATTCCTTTTGAAAGAAGACTGGATTATTTCGACTACAGGTCTGATTTTTTTAGAGAAGATGTTTTAAATCAGGGCTTGGCTAAAGAAGGAATGGCAGCATATTTTGCCAACTCATTTTTAGTGGAAATTAGAAATTGCAAAAATGGATTTCAAAGTGATGATATAGATTTTGTAAAGCTGAATGCTGACAGGCTTGAAGATTTCAGAACAATAACAACCATCAAATCTGACGGATTCGTATACAAAGCCCCATTTTCAATCAGATCATATAAGCATATCATTAATATGTATTCGGAAAGCAAATTCAAACTGGGAAAAATAAGATATTTAGACTGTAACTTAGACGGCAATGCAATTAAATATGAAATTTTGAATGAAAAATCTTTGGAAGATTATGTTTTGGAAGCCATCCTCAATGAGGATAAAGATGAATTTTTCAGATTGCTTGAAGATTATTACAATGCACTGTTTTATAATTCATTTGAATCACAGGAATATGCTGATGATAAATTTTTGGAAGTATTTGAAAAAGAATCCAAGGTAATGTTCCATTGCCACAATAAATCAAATCTCGATTTGATTTTCAGCAACATTTTTGTAATTGATGAAGAATTTGTTGCTATTGACTATGAATGGATATTTGATTTTCAAATTCCACTTGAATACATCTTTTATAGATGTTTACTGCATTACACGCTCACAAACAATGTCTTTAAAGAGTTCATAAGCATCGAAGAAATTTTCAATTATTTCAATCTGGATTCATCAAACTTTAATCTATTTAGAGAATGGGATCATAATTTCATGAAATATGTATTCAGTTATCTTCCTAAACCTCAGCGAAGCATTGTAAATATAAACGAGGATAATGAGGATGATGAAGAACTGGAGGATTATGTTGACTTATATTTAAAATATGATGATGTTGATGAAGATAAAATAGAACAAATAAAAAATGATATGGTTTTAAATCAAAGAAAAATTATTTTAAATAAGATTGACCAAATTGATAACCTGCATATCCAAATCAACAATAAAAACAGACAGATTAACAACCTGAATAATAGAATTAATACTTTAAATCAGCAAATCAATATTAAAAATCGTGAACTCGAAGCAAAAACTAAAAAAATTAATGAATTTGAAAATTCAAACTCATGGAAAATAACAAAGCCTATTAGAAAAGTTAATCACGCCCTGAATAAGAAACGAGGAGACTGA
- a CDS encoding rhamnan synthesis F family protein produces MKRFGIFLCFDVDGIIDDYIYYMLDDICQNLEELIIVSNGYLNEESMSRLKKYTEHDIVIRDNVGFDAGAWRDVILNVGFIKLTKFDEIILFNDSFFGPIYPFKEMFDKMDGEDVDYWGITNHGEAPNSRDLCPYGYRPRYLQTYFLAFRKKLVKSVEFQEYWANLPDYETFEDLAFKHGAVFTKYFEDLGYKWKSYVESGDLEGPREKAMSFHTYDMYNMVTNRGLPVLKRKAFKLPRDIHLRYNMASDISNTIKYIEENTDYDTSLIYKYFLRTMEPSQLADILNLVKIIPKNQPFQYSTDKKVLLVVHLYYDDLWEYAFNYLKNVPKYIDILITTDSLNKKKFFEDNISKNLENHSKVLKIESQGRDMAALLVGAHDIVKDYDYFCFMHDKKSQGKEFITVGATFRDILWENNLASPGYINGIVREFDNNPSLGLIVPPRVYHGTYFHSYVNNYWTLCYDEVLNLLDKMNIDSKISRNAPPLAIGNCFWAKYDALKPLFELNWDYDDFPQEPMPADGTVSHALERIHGYVAASEGYYTEFVMTDEYARSEYFNKSYMFSSTIKNFIAHGSGFFTYRHGFFGFVDSIKNNFRKRIGK; encoded by the coding sequence ATGAAGCGTTTCGGTATTTTTTTATGCTTTGATGTTGATGGAATTATCGATGATTATATCTATTACATGTTAGATGATATCTGCCAGAATTTAGAAGAGCTAATCATCGTTTCTAACGGATATCTTAATGAAGAAAGCATGTCTCGATTAAAAAAGTATACAGAACATGATATTGTCATTAGAGACAATGTCGGTTTTGATGCAGGCGCATGGCGGGATGTGATACTGAATGTTGGTTTTATAAAACTAACAAAATTTGATGAAATTATACTTTTTAACGATTCATTTTTTGGACCAATTTACCCGTTTAAAGAAATGTTTGATAAAATGGACGGGGAAGACGTAGATTACTGGGGAATAACCAATCATGGAGAAGCACCTAATTCCCGAGACCTGTGCCCTTACGGATATAGACCAAGATACCTTCAGACATATTTTTTAGCATTTAGAAAGAAACTTGTCAAATCCGTGGAATTTCAGGAATATTGGGCTAATCTTCCAGATTATGAAACTTTCGAGGACTTGGCTTTCAAGCACGGTGCTGTGTTTACAAAGTATTTCGAGGATTTAGGTTACAAATGGAAATCATATGTTGAATCCGGAGATCTGGAAGGACCAAGAGAAAAGGCTATGAGTTTTCATACTTATGACATGTACAATATGGTCACTAACAGAGGACTGCCTGTTTTAAAAAGAAAGGCATTCAAATTGCCTAGAGACATTCATTTAAGATACAATATGGCGTCAGATATTTCCAATACCATTAAATACATAGAAGAAAATACCGATTATGATACTTCACTGATTTATAAGTATTTCCTAAGAACAATGGAGCCTAGCCAACTGGCGGATATTCTCAATTTAGTTAAAATCATCCCTAAAAATCAGCCTTTCCAATACAGCACAGACAAAAAGGTTTTATTGGTTGTTCATTTATATTATGATGATTTATGGGAGTATGCTTTCAATTATCTGAAAAATGTTCCGAAATACATTGACATACTCATAACAACAGATTCCCTAAACAAGAAAAAGTTCTTTGAAGATAATATTTCGAAAAATTTAGAAAACCACAGTAAAGTCTTAAAAATCGAATCACAGGGAAGAGACATGGCTGCGCTACTGGTTGGAGCCCATGATATAGTTAAAGACTATGACTATTTCTGCTTTATGCATGATAAAAAATCCCAGGGAAAGGAATTCATTACAGTTGGTGCAACTTTCAGAGACATTTTATGGGAAAATAACCTTGCAAGTCCGGGATATATCAATGGAATCGTCAGAGAATTTGATAATAACCCATCTTTAGGACTGATAGTGCCCCCAAGAGTTTATCATGGCACATATTTCCATTCATATGTTAACAACTACTGGACATTATGCTATGATGAAGTCCTCAATCTTTTAGATAAAATGAATATTGATTCAAAAATTTCAAGAAATGCTCCTCCATTGGCAATAGGAAACTGTTTTTGGGCAAAATATGATGCATTAAAACCGCTTTTTGAATTAAATTGGGATTATGATGATTTTCCGCAAGAACCTATGCCTGCTGACGGCACGGTCAGCCATGCGCTTGAAAGAATTCACGGATATGTAGCTGCAAGTGAAGGATATTACACTGAATTTGTTATGACCGATGAATATGCCAGATCAGAATACTTTAACAAATCCTATATGTTTTCAAGTACTATTAAAAATTTCATAGCACACGGCAGCGGATTTTTCACATACAGACACGGATTTTTCGGATTTGTGGATTCAATCAAAAATAACTTCAGAAAAAGAATTGGAAAATGA